Proteins encoded by one window of Vidua chalybeata isolate OUT-0048 chromosome 10, bVidCha1 merged haplotype, whole genome shotgun sequence:
- the HPS3 gene encoding BLOC-2 complex member HPS3: MVQLYNLHPFGSQRVVPCKQEPAHFCCGQDVLFVASTAASCRVEVFAVREQGRCETLGSFATLGPVLRMAHSSAGDYLVTIEEKSKATFLRAYMNWRCMSAGRSRVCVRMVGHKMEESYSEALKEQMSVVEMPLSDPPLCISCCPVNGDLLVGCKNKLVMFCLKYHVINQNLTVLDFERSLILHIDNLIPAEVAFCARHIAITTELDVLILKLELVQQSADRTEQCAQGVSAPEKAVDGGVKDESPSTHPLQLELDEFVICQKPVELLGEESKLCEIPVTLESTELPTEDTKHFQVQYLLFRRFAPDQSPFGFCEETKLHSVQLLPVYQTGISATPYGETENKRKLLSLFCFFSLPHAGYLYSLGKLVELISTYQYSEKSEQAVLTPQFLHVITSQNLQCFTVRCSAAAARGEDPYIDTTVKACPPVTLDVCTLRMQLFIGPRAICHFKNHIILLTKADTEDITERRKPTRRMLSRKTDSIKSRTNSESEPGWNLYIINTVSTIQLYREMVEYSRTYENVKTESCIHLLSEAHLLVRAAIMDPHFLKPDEKEDLLRAFRESCAFLGDCYSRFDTKDYHLALPYYRMSGLSMTEVLKRLVSEGDEIQTYERGFIFYLTHSLNEDSNEELSEESGNKVLQIFYLADPVQLPDILCSPSMRNICPLTAVKYLQKVEKMMPSVVLTLTKASLALKMGDLTMYEHEMQSYKETTLACGFLGQPRLLQQRKEGIVMPTEFAVHLKEMQPGLLVAATVALHENSKIELEEADTFFKMLCNSSENTVPQLLVDFWEALLVVSSQEKILQELLLRVTSQYVWRISKKQLPETKPLKTTEDLINSCSHFGLIVPWVTSIMSVGCSSDKDDHEDISRLQSLLCSQSINIASALPVLEPLTEAGYVGLTVRILCDTRLGKYEEAIDQLLSRCPDAAVFYAQHELKGDNQALWWSKLLPELCKRARLTGNDCPVLISSLKETLSIVAMELELRDFLSLLPEDGTAAFFLPHLLHCSQRKLLT; encoded by the exons ATGGTGCAGCTTTACAACCTTCACCCGTTCGGGTCGCAGCGAGTAGTGCCCTGCAAGCAAGAACCGGCGCACTTCTGCTGCGGCCAAGACGTGCTGTTCGTGGCCAGCACGGCGGCCAGCTGCAGGGTGGAGGTGTTCGCCGTGCGCGAACAAGGCCGCTGCGAGACTCTGGGCTCCTTCGCCACGCTGGGTCCGGTGCTGCGCATGGCGCACAGCTCGGCAG GAGACTACCTGGTGACAATTGaagaaaagagcaaagcaaCTTTCCTAAGAGCGTATATGAACTGGAGATGCATGTCTGCAGGGAGGTCTCGCGTGTGTGTCCGGATGGTTGGTCACAAGATGGAAGAGTCATACAGTGAAGCCTTAAAAGAACAGATGTCAGTTGTTGAAATGCCGCTTTCAGATCCTCCACTGTGCATTTCATGTTGTCCTGTGAATGGAGATCTTCTTGTGGGCTGCAAGAATAAACTAGTCATGTTCTGTTTGAAGTACCATGTCATAAACCAGAATTTGACTGTGTTAGATTTTGAACGCTCCTTAATTTTGCACATTGATAACCTCATTCCTGCTGAAGTTGCATTTTGTGCCAGACATATAGCCATAACAACAGAGCTGGATGTTCTAATCCTGAAACTGGAACTGGTCCAGCAAAGTGCAGACAGGACAGAGCAATGTGCTCAGGGAGTCAGCGCACCAGAAAAGGCTGTGGATGGAG GTGTGAAAGATGAAAGTCCTTCAACACATCCTTTACAGCTTGAATTAGATGAGTTCGTCATATGTCAGAAGCCAGTGGAACTGCTTGGGGAAGAAAGTAAGCTATGTGAGATACCTGTCACACTGGAATCCACAGAGTTACCTACAGAAGACACAAAGCACTTCCAAGTGCAGTATCTGCTTTTCAG ACGTTTTGCACCCGACCAGTCGCCTTTTGGGTTTTGTGAAGAGACGAAATTACACTCTGTTCAACTGCTTCCTGTATACCAGACAG GAATTTCTGCAACACCCTATGGGGAAACTGAGAACAAGAGAAAACTTCTGagtctcttctgctttttctctttaccTCATGCTGGATATCTCTACTCTCTTGGGAAGTTAGTAGAACTAATTTCTACTTATCAATATTCAGAGAAGTCAGAGCAGGCAGTCCTCACTCCACAGTTCCTGCACGTCATTACAAG TCAGAACCTGCAGTGCTTCACAGTGCgatgcagtgcagcagcagctcgtggTGAGGATCCATATATTGACACGACCGTGAAG GCTTGTCCACCTGTCACACTGGATGTCTGTACATTAAGAATGCAGCTTTTTATAGGACCAAGAGCTATCTGCCATTTCAAAAACCATATAATTCTTTTGACTAAGGCAGACACAGAAGATATTACTGAAAGAAGAAAGCCTACAAGAAGGATGCT TTCCAGAAAGACTGACAGCATCAAATCCAGAACAAATTCTGAGTCAGAGCCTGGTTGgaatttatatattataaacaCTGTTTCAACAATTCAGCTTTACAGAGAAATG GTAGAATATAGTAGAACTTACGAAAATGTCAAAACTGAGAGCTGCATCCATCTTCTAAGTGAGGCTCACTTACTGGTCAGAGCAGCTATAATGGACCCTCATTTCCTTAAACCAGATGAGAAGGAAGATCTTCTAAGAGCATTCAGAGAAAGTTGTGCCTTCTTAGGAGACTGCTACAGCAG GTTTGATACAAAGGATTACCACCTTGCTTTGCCATACTACAGAATGTCAGGTTTATCCATGACTGAAGTTTTAAAGAGACTAGTTTCAGAAGGTGATGAAATACAGACATATGAGAGAGGATTTATATTCTACTTAACTCATTCTCTTAATGAAGACTCAAATGAAGAATTAAGTGAG GAATCAGGAAATAAAGTTCTCCAGATATTCTATCTCGCGGACCCTGTGCAGTTGCCTGATATCCTTTGCAGTCCCAGCATGAGAAACATATGTCCTTTGACAGCTGTGAAGTATCTTCAGAAAGTAGAAAAGATGATGCCATCAGTGGTCCTGACACTTACTAAGGCTTCCTTGGCTCTGAAAATGGGAGACCTGACAATGTATGAACATGAAATGCAGTCCTATAAGGAG ACAACACTGGCTTGCGGCTTCCTTGGGCAGCCACGGCTCCTGCAGCAGCGTAAGGAAGGAATTGTTATGCCAACTGAGTTTGCTGTTCACCTGAAGGAGATGCAGCCTGGTTTACTGGTGGCTGCCACTGTGGCTTTACATGAGAACAGTAAAATTGAACTAGAAGAAGCAGATACCTTTTTCAAG ATGTTGTGTAATAGCAGTGAAAACACTGttccccagctcctggtggATTTCTGGGAAGCTCTTCTCGTAGTGtcttctcaggaaaaaatacttcaggaGCTCCTATTGAGGGTTACTTCTCAGTATGTTTGGAGAATATCAAAGAAGCAACTTCCTGAGACTAAGCCATTGAAAACAACAGAGGATCTA ATAAATTCCTGTAGTCATTTTGGGTTGATTGTCCCATGGGTAACTTCCATAATGTCAGTGGGATGTTCGTCTGACAAAGATGACCATGAAGACATCTCAAGACTACAG TCTCTTTTATGTAGTCAGTCAATCAATATAGCTTCAGCTCTGCCTGTTTTGGAGCCCCTGACAGAGGCTGGCTATGTCGGCCTCACTGTTCGTATTCTCTGCGATACCCGTCTGGGCAAGTACGAGGAAGCCATTGACCAGCTGCTCAGCAGGTGTCCTGATGCAGCTGTGTTCTACGCTCAGCATGAGCTGAAAGGTGACAATCAG GCTCTGTGGTGGAGCAAGCTGCTTCCTGAACTTTGCAAGAGAGCTAGACTTACTGGAAATGACTGCCCTGTTCTTATTTCATCACTCAAAG AAACTCTATCAATTGTTGCAATGGAACTGGAGCTAAGGGATTTCCTCAGTCTTCTGCCGGAAGATGgaactgcagcattttttctgCCACATCTTCTTCACTGCAGCCAGAGGAAGCTGCTGACCTAA